A single genomic interval of Verrucomicrobiota bacterium harbors:
- a CDS encoding Gfo/Idh/MocA family oxidoreductase, producing MALIPYRREGRAGGVEASNSFVAVIPGLTRGTLYREQLRLVVFHATPVTRYPTLSSICGIRSTPATRYSMFPAMDTINVGIVGLGWPGERHAEGVQRCGLGHLYAICDLNDKRRQTFQEKYKPEKAFSNYEEMLADPQLHAVVVALPNALHFPATLKALHAGKHVLCEKPPTLNAGQMRELHHEAERRGLTYCFGRQMRFSGAMQAARHAVAERRLGEIYYANTKWVRSRGTPGGIDGWFTDRSRAGGGALIDLGVHAIDAAWYVMGTPKPRSVTAQTFQKFPQLVKSAVFDVEDSAYGLIRFESGALVNFEVAWAANLTDEIPMGKWGRQELFQTTLYGPKGTLRIIDVFQLHPEVKRPPLSLFEDRDGALVSVDLPFEDVPHQFTPQMKNFLQAVRGDAPPINSSLQAVQLMEILDAVYHSSQTGREVVFGIDDKDR from the coding sequence ATGGCGTTGATTCCATACCGCCGGGAAGGACGGGCGGGGGGCGTCGAGGCCTCCAATTCATTCGTGGCGGTTATTCCTGGGCTGACGCGCGGCACTCTCTACCGGGAACAACTTCGGCTTGTGGTCTTCCATGCGACACCCGTTACCCGTTACCCGACACTCTCTTCCATTTGTGGCATTCGCTCGACACCCGCCACCCGGTACTCGATGTTCCCGGCCATGGACACGATCAACGTTGGCATTGTCGGTCTTGGCTGGCCGGGTGAACGGCACGCCGAGGGCGTACAACGATGTGGCCTGGGTCATCTTTACGCCATCTGCGACCTCAACGATAAGCGCCGCCAGACATTTCAGGAAAAGTACAAGCCGGAAAAGGCCTTTTCCAATTACGAAGAGATGCTGGCCGACCCGCAGTTGCACGCCGTCGTTGTGGCGCTGCCCAACGCGCTGCATTTCCCGGCGACGCTGAAAGCGCTGCACGCGGGCAAGCACGTCCTCTGCGAGAAGCCGCCGACGCTCAACGCAGGCCAGATGCGCGAGCTGCACCATGAGGCGGAGCGTCGCGGGCTGACCTACTGTTTCGGCCGGCAAATGCGTTTTTCGGGTGCGATGCAAGCGGCGCGTCATGCCGTCGCTGAGCGCCGGCTCGGTGAGATTTATTACGCCAACACCAAGTGGGTTCGTTCCCGAGGTACGCCCGGTGGGATTGACGGCTGGTTTACGGATCGTTCCCGGGCCGGGGGCGGCGCGTTGATCGACCTCGGCGTGCACGCCATCGATGCGGCCTGGTACGTGATGGGCACCCCGAAGCCGCGCTCCGTGACGGCGCAGACGTTCCAAAAGTTCCCGCAACTGGTAAAATCGGCCGTCTTTGACGTTGAGGACAGCGCTTACGGCCTGATCCGATTCGAATCAGGCGCCCTGGTTAATTTCGAGGTGGCTTGGGCGGCGAACCTGACGGACGAGATCCCGATGGGTAAATGGGGGCGCCAGGAACTTTTCCAGACCACCCTTTACGGCCCGAAAGGCACGCTCCGCATCATCGACGTCTTTCAATTGCACCCCGAGGTTAAACGGCCGCCCTTGTCCCTTTTCGAAGATCGGGACGGAGCGCTGGTATCGGTTGATTTGCCGTTTGAAGACGTGCCGCACCAGTTCACGCCGCAGATGAAGAACTTCCTGCAAGCCGTTCGCGGCGACGCCCCGCCGATCAACAGTTCCCTTCAGGCCGTCCAGCTCATGGAAATTCTCGACGCGGTCTACCATTCCAGCCAGACCGGCCGCGAGGTGGTGTTCGGGATAGACGATAAGGACCGGTGA
- a CDS encoding HD domain-containing protein: MGTPRFTLAEIRKQTVNEKLQGEVLGQVEQRTQKQTRDSKPYLEMQLRDGTGLFTFRVWQDHESYQFLLTAPIGTFVGLAGEFSVNPHFGLEVRNYVTRELGPPDVAEVVEGPAAQRQKQAEDFREIEHTVARLKDPRLRRMGELFLAEYGERFRRTAAARHYHHARRGGLVEHVAQMLRTSKALVQAYPKLNADLLYGGVLFHDCGKMWENCFPKDSLVMAYDTRGELLGHIAIGIEVVNRLWNRLRSSDEYDRWRSLAPDSEVVHLHLIHVIAAHHGEKGFGSPVEPKTPEALALHFVDNLDAKFETMTAAYDHGVRITDEIIERVRPLCTNLVAPLPAFVEPPIGSPGATRRCEPFAIDLPFDLPVS; the protein is encoded by the coding sequence ATGGGCACACCGCGTTTTACCCTGGCCGAAATCCGCAAGCAGACGGTCAATGAAAAGCTCCAAGGGGAGGTGCTGGGGCAGGTTGAACAACGGACTCAGAAACAGACGCGTGACTCCAAGCCTTACCTGGAGATGCAGCTCCGGGACGGCACCGGGCTGTTCACCTTTCGCGTCTGGCAAGACCACGAAAGCTACCAGTTTCTGCTCACGGCTCCGATCGGCACCTTCGTCGGTTTGGCCGGCGAGTTCAGCGTGAACCCGCACTTCGGGCTGGAAGTGCGCAATTACGTCACGCGGGAGCTGGGACCCCCGGACGTTGCCGAAGTGGTGGAGGGACCCGCGGCGCAACGCCAAAAACAGGCGGAAGATTTTCGGGAGATCGAACACACGGTGGCCCGTCTTAAAGACCCCCGGCTGCGCCGGATGGGTGAGCTTTTCCTGGCCGAATACGGTGAACGTTTCCGGCGCACGGCCGCCGCCCGCCATTATCACCACGCGCGCCGCGGCGGGCTGGTGGAACATGTGGCCCAGATGCTGCGCACGTCGAAAGCCCTGGTTCAGGCGTACCCAAAGCTGAATGCCGACCTGTTATACGGCGGCGTGCTGTTCCACGATTGCGGCAAGATGTGGGAAAACTGTTTTCCGAAGGACAGCCTGGTGATGGCCTATGATACGCGCGGCGAACTGCTCGGCCACATCGCAATCGGGATCGAGGTGGTCAACCGGCTTTGGAACCGGCTCCGGAGCAGCGACGAATACGACCGGTGGCGCAGCCTCGCGCCGGATTCAGAGGTGGTACACCTGCACCTCATTCACGTCATCGCGGCCCACCATGGAGAGAAAGGGTTCGGCTCGCCGGTTGAACCAAAGACGCCGGAAGCTTTGGCGCTTCATTTTGTTGATAACCTCGACGCCAAGTTCGAGACGATGACGGCGGCTTACGACCATGGGGTTCGTATCACCGACGAGATTATCGAACGCGTCCGCCCGTTGTGCACCAACCTCGTTGCGCCGCTGCCGGCGTTTGTCGAACCACCGATTGGCAGCCCTGGGGCGACGCGCCGGTGCGAACCGTTTGCGATCGACTTGCCGTTTGACCTGCCGGTGAGCTGA
- a CDS encoding transcriptional repressor, which translates to MSSARRHDHPHPSFRLDQILARLRSAGMRITKSRQQILITLLNAKRPLSLHEIQDGAAAGSEAPDFTTVFRVMNALEKIQLVQKVHLNRTSRYYELVNPEEHHDHIICTECGRVTLMVESCPVQEYQRTIERRYGYADLKHSLEFFGKCPRCK; encoded by the coding sequence GTGAGCTCAGCCCGGCGGCATGATCATCCTCACCCCTCCTTCAGGCTGGACCAGATCCTGGCCCGGCTCCGGTCCGCAGGCATGCGGATCACAAAAAGCCGGCAACAGATCCTGATTACGTTGCTCAACGCCAAGCGTCCCCTTTCGTTGCACGAAATTCAGGATGGAGCCGCCGCGGGTTCAGAGGCACCGGATTTCACCACCGTTTTTCGGGTCATGAATGCGCTCGAAAAAATTCAGCTGGTTCAGAAGGTTCACCTGAACCGGACAAGCCGGTATTATGAACTGGTTAATCCGGAAGAACACCACGACCACATCATTTGCACCGAGTGCGGACGCGTGACCTTAATGGTGGAATCATGCCCGGTGCAGGAGTACCAACGCACCATCGAGCGCCGATACGGGTACGCCGACCTCAAGCATTCGCTCGAGTTTTTCGGCAAATGCCCGCGGTGCAAGTGA
- a CDS encoding serine/threonine protein kinase — protein sequence MAQACRIENPEGGLPEGEQTALDTPGQSETGADLDPFALKHGSRFAGRFKLRRALGSGDEGGVWLATDERLDRPVTLKLLPETICGNLGALAELREIVRRSSELVHAHIARTYEFVEAEQIAGVVLEYVDGESLTQLRLERPQQIFEVNDLTAWIRSLCEALEYAHGRVNLVHGGLRPDNVLVDAAGQLKLTGFGLAGRIRKWLGRLGAGTAPNPDSVPALQRVETEPAVSDDVYGAGATVYELLTGTAPFDTAYYPQMGGNALLASMADRRAQRGIKSEPIPVTWEQTVAACLARDPVQRPQSATELLARLAGRP from the coding sequence ATGGCTCAGGCCTGTAGAATCGAGAACCCTGAAGGCGGCTTGCCGGAGGGTGAACAGACCGCTTTGGATACGCCAGGGCAGTCCGAAACGGGCGCCGACCTGGATCCGTTCGCTTTGAAACATGGGTCCAGGTTTGCCGGCCGCTTCAAATTGCGCCGCGCGTTAGGCAGCGGTGATGAAGGCGGGGTGTGGCTGGCCACGGATGAGCGGCTCGACCGGCCGGTAACTTTGAAGTTGTTGCCCGAGACGATCTGCGGCAACCTGGGCGCCCTGGCCGAGCTGCGGGAAATCGTCCGCCGCAGCAGCGAACTGGTTCACGCCCACATCGCCCGTACCTATGAATTCGTGGAAGCGGAACAGATCGCCGGCGTGGTGCTGGAATACGTGGATGGCGAGAGCCTGACGCAGTTGCGGCTCGAGCGGCCCCAGCAGATTTTTGAGGTAAATGACCTGACTGCCTGGATACGCTCTCTGTGCGAAGCGCTGGAGTATGCGCACGGCCGGGTGAACCTTGTGCACGGCGGCCTTCGGCCGGACAATGTGCTGGTGGACGCTGCGGGCCAGTTAAAGCTGACCGGCTTCGGGTTAGCGGGGCGGATCAGAAAATGGCTGGGTCGACTGGGGGCCGGAACCGCACCAAACCCGGATTCCGTGCCGGCGCTGCAGCGTGTGGAAACGGAACCGGCCGTGAGCGACGACGTGTATGGAGCCGGCGCCACCGTGTATGAGCTGCTGACCGGTACGGCGCCGTTTGACACTGCGTACTACCCGCAAATGGGGGGTAACGCGTTGCTTGCGTCCATGGCTGATCGCCGGGCGCAGCGGGGGATCAAGAGCGAGCCGATCCCGGTGACCTGGGAGCAAACGGTCGCGGCGTGCCTGGCCCGGGACCCGGTCCAACGACCGCAGAGCGCGACGGAACTGCTGGCGCGTCTGGCCGGCCGGCCCTGA
- a CDS encoding class I SAM-dependent methyltransferase: MKLRQTGLYRVLTRLDRLIPRFWLSNREAYNARHVVEEYASANYLHPPEQTILNLAAEVIKNGKMLDIGVGGGRTTLHFAPLVQEYLGIDYAGNMIKACWQRFHPLPPNVSFKVGEAKDLSAFRSGYFDFVLASFNCIDYSASHDERLKTLQEMKRVCRKGGLVSFSTHNLLYGDLFKIRLDKNPSRAASAFYQFLWLRILNGDRARHTKGDYAWIRDEAHAFSLRTYYIKPCKQVEQLEALGFENIRIFRLDGCEVAAGSDLSRLRDGWLYYLATVK; encoded by the coding sequence ATGAAACTGCGCCAAACGGGACTTTACCGCGTGCTCACCCGCCTGGACCGCTTGATTCCACGGTTCTGGCTCTCCAACCGGGAAGCATACAATGCACGGCATGTGGTTGAAGAGTACGCCTCCGCCAATTACCTTCATCCGCCGGAACAAACCATCCTGAACCTCGCGGCGGAAGTGATAAAAAACGGCAAAATGCTGGACATCGGAGTCGGCGGCGGCCGGACGACGCTCCACTTCGCACCACTCGTGCAGGAATATCTCGGCATTGATTACGCCGGAAACATGATTAAAGCCTGTTGGCAACGGTTTCATCCTCTACCCCCAAACGTGTCGTTCAAGGTAGGTGAGGCCAAGGACCTGAGTGCGTTTCGCAGCGGCTATTTCGATTTTGTCCTGGCAAGCTTTAACTGCATCGATTATTCAGCATCGCACGACGAAAGGCTCAAGACCCTGCAGGAGATGAAGCGCGTGTGCCGAAAAGGCGGCCTGGTAAGTTTCTCGACCCATAACCTCCTGTACGGCGATCTGTTCAAGATCAGGTTAGATAAAAACCCTTCTCGTGCGGCCTCCGCGTTCTATCAATTCCTGTGGTTGCGGATTCTTAATGGTGACCGGGCACGGCATACCAAGGGGGATTATGCCTGGATACGAGACGAAGCTCACGCCTTCAGCCTGAGGACGTACTACATCAAACCCTGTAAACAGGTGGAACAACTGGAGGCCCTGGGGTTTGAGAACATCAGGATTTTCCGCCTGGACGGCTGCGAGGTCGCCGCCGGGTCAGATTTAAGCCGGTTACGGGATGGCTGGTTGTACTACCTTGCCACCGTTAAGTGA
- the hisF gene encoding imidazole glycerol phosphate synthase subunit HisF produces the protein MHTKRIIPCLDVTAGRVVKGTKFLQLRDAGDPVECAMEYNRQGADELVFLDITASSDNRRTMIDVVERTAEQCFMPLTVGGGIREVADVRDMLLAGADKVSINTAAVFDPELISRCSDTFGVQCIVVAIDAKQTGSGRWTVYTHGGRKPTELDAVAWARRVERLGAGEILLTSMDADGTKDGFDVALNAAVSTAVGIPVIASGGAGKLEHFLAVLQEGKADAVLAASIFHFGEFTVLQAKEFLRAHGIEVRL, from the coding sequence ATGCACACCAAACGAATCATTCCCTGCCTCGACGTTACTGCCGGCCGCGTGGTTAAAGGAACGAAGTTTTTGCAACTGCGCGATGCGGGTGACCCGGTTGAGTGCGCGATGGAATACAACCGGCAAGGGGCAGACGAACTCGTCTTCCTGGACATCACCGCCTCGTCGGATAATCGCCGGACGATGATTGACGTCGTCGAGCGAACGGCCGAGCAATGCTTCATGCCGTTAACCGTCGGCGGCGGTATTCGTGAAGTGGCCGATGTCCGGGACATGCTCCTGGCCGGGGCGGATAAAGTCAGCATCAACACCGCCGCGGTGTTCGACCCCGAGCTGATCTCCCGTTGCTCGGACACTTTCGGGGTTCAATGCATCGTCGTCGCGATCGACGCGAAACAAACCGGTTCGGGGCGATGGACCGTCTACACGCACGGGGGCCGTAAACCGACCGAGCTGGATGCCGTTGCATGGGCCAGGCGGGTCGAACGGCTTGGTGCGGGAGAAATTTTGCTGACCAGTATGGATGCCGACGGCACCAAAGACGGGTTCGATGTGGCCCTGAACGCGGCGGTGAGTACGGCGGTCGGCATCCCGGTGATCGCCAGCGGCGGAGCCGGCAAGCTGGAGCATTTTCTGGCGGTTCTGCAGGAAGGAAAGGCGGATGCCGTGCTTGCGGCGAGCATCTTCCATTTCGGCGAGTTTACGGTTCTCCAGGCGAAAGAGTTCCTGCGCGCCCACGGCATCGAGGTGCGGCTCTAA
- a CDS encoding acyl--CoA ligase, whose protein sequence is MNFVQAFRERVDLQPGVPALIDHTLLGDRVLSYAALNRSVDTTSIRLREEKVRRGDLFLLLLEPSQEFYVHFLAALQIGAVPVVHAPGCNLRQILAWIREARPAACVLSLLQAANPQLAAGLRHVSKKIYPESTVSRGHWLRIGHIGAVEDVPDEAPALLLLTHDRSGRTMVWRWTQEQLGSTLGFLLSALRLKAGDIDLCSTPLHLLANLRAGLASLIPIGFGLLNRLQLQRQLEKFKPTRTTALVTDLVYLLRKKSSPLHRIFVLEAPLEDAQRRFLAEHSSQATVEVLFGDVVPVATIPLDPAMATDHACCVGNFFDRVEARTLPAPGRGTPAGTPGHAPPIGELIVRAGYLPTPCTLEGGTDSGRLFIESPGDPWLRTGCHGYFDADQRFWTVPGTADG, encoded by the coding sequence ATGAACTTTGTCCAAGCGTTTCGGGAAAGAGTCGACCTGCAGCCCGGCGTTCCTGCACTGATCGACCACACGCTGCTGGGGGATCGCGTCCTTAGCTATGCTGCGCTGAACCGGTCGGTGGACACGACCTCGATCCGGCTTCGCGAGGAGAAAGTTCGTCGTGGGGACCTGTTTCTTCTGTTGCTGGAGCCGAGCCAGGAGTTTTACGTGCATTTTCTTGCGGCCCTGCAGATCGGCGCCGTGCCGGTGGTGCACGCCCCCGGGTGCAACCTGCGGCAGATCCTGGCGTGGATTCGCGAAGCGCGTCCGGCCGCTTGCGTACTGTCATTGCTGCAGGCGGCAAATCCGCAATTGGCGGCGGGTCTGCGCCACGTGTCAAAAAAGATTTACCCCGAATCAACTGTTTCCCGAGGCCACTGGCTCAGGATCGGCCACATCGGCGCGGTCGAAGACGTGCCCGACGAGGCACCGGCCCTGCTGCTGTTGACGCACGACCGGTCCGGCCGGACGATGGTGTGGCGCTGGACGCAGGAGCAGCTCGGGAGCACCCTCGGATTCCTCCTTTCAGCATTGCGCCTCAAAGCGGGCGACATCGACTTATGCAGCACGCCCCTGCATCTGCTGGCCAATTTGCGGGCCGGCCTGGCCAGCTTGATTCCTATCGGGTTCGGCTTGCTCAACCGCCTCCAACTGCAGCGGCAACTCGAGAAATTCAAACCGACCCGGACCACGGCGCTGGTCACCGACCTGGTCTACCTTCTCCGTAAGAAATCTTCGCCGTTACACCGCATCTTCGTGCTCGAGGCCCCTTTAGAGGATGCGCAACGGCGCTTCCTGGCCGAGCACAGCTCCCAAGCCACCGTTGAGGTGCTGTTCGGGGACGTGGTGCCGGTCGCCACTATCCCGTTGGATCCGGCCATGGCAACCGATCACGCGTGCTGCGTCGGCAACTTCTTTGACCGCGTCGAAGCCCGTACCCTGCCGGCGCCCGGACGGGGTACACCCGCCGGCACTCCGGGCCATGCCCCGCCCATCGGCGAACTGATCGTGCGCGCCGGTTACCTGCCCACACCTTGTACATTGGAGGGCGGCACTGACTCGGGCCGCCTCTTTATCGAAAGTCCTGGCGACCCATGGTTGCGGACCGGTTGTCACGGGTACTTCGATGCCGATCAGCGTTTCTGGACGGTGCCCGGGACGGCTGACGGGTGA
- a CDS encoding DUF4142 domain-containing protein, which yields MMKKIILAMALTVCAAASSFADQGLTADEQAFIEKAATSDQTEIMLSKLALERAGSPQVKDFAQTMITDHGKSTSLLQPIAADHGVNLPENPPPANNEKYQKLEKQSGTAFDKTYIETMVADHEDTLHAFEAEAGRATDPKLKEFISTVQPVVAHHLEMAKALRQAKQTES from the coding sequence ATGATGAAGAAGATTATCCTCGCAATGGCGCTCACGGTCTGCGCTGCCGCCTCAAGCTTTGCCGATCAAGGTCTGACGGCCGACGAACAGGCTTTCATTGAAAAGGCGGCGACAAGCGATCAGACGGAAATCATGCTTTCCAAGCTTGCCTTGGAGCGTGCCGGCAGTCCGCAAGTTAAGGACTTTGCCCAGACGATGATTACCGACCACGGCAAGTCCACTTCTCTTCTGCAACCGATCGCGGCGGACCACGGCGTAAATCTGCCTGAGAACCCGCCGCCGGCGAACAACGAGAAGTACCAGAAGCTGGAAAAACAGTCGGGAACCGCTTTCGACAAGACTTATATAGAAACCATGGTTGCAGATCACGAGGACACCCTTCACGCTTTTGAAGCCGAAGCGGGCAGGGCGACTGACCCGAAGTTGAAGGAATTTATCTCGACGGTCCAGCCGGTCGTGGCGCACCACCTGGAGATGGCTAAGGCGCTCCGGCAGGCCAAACAGACGGAAAGCTGA